A genomic window from Camelus ferus isolate YT-003-E chromosome X, BCGSAC_Cfer_1.0, whole genome shotgun sequence includes:
- the CHST7 gene encoding carbohydrate sulfotransferase 7 produces MKSRRRRRREYCKFALLLVLYTLVLLLVPSVRDGGRDGDKGAGHCPGLQRSLGVWSLEAAAAGERERGAEARPAAEGDAGRSPRSPGNLSGAVGEAASHGKQHIYVHATWRTGSSFLGELFNQHPDVFYLYEPMWHLWQALYPGDAESLQGALRDMLRSLFRCDFSVLRLYAPPGDPAARAPDAANLTTAALFRWRTNKVICSPPLCPGAPRARAEVGLVEDTACERSCPPVALRALEAECRKYPVVVIKDVRLLDLGVLVPLLRDPGLNLKVVQLFRDPRAVHNSRLKSRQGLLRESIQVLRTRQRGDRFHRVLLAHGVGARPGGQSRALPAAPRADFFLTGALEVICEAWLRDLLFARGAPAWLRRRYLRLRYEDLVRQPRAQLRRLQRFAGLRALPALDAFALNMTRGAAYGADRPFHLSARDAREAVHAWRERLSREQVRQVEAACAPAMRLLAYPRSGEDGDDQPSVDEETPLETEADGAT; encoded by the coding sequence ATGAAGAGCCGGCGGCGGCGCCGCCGGGAGTACTGCAAGTTCGCGCTACTGTTGGTGCTCTACACGCTGGTGCTTCTGCTCGTCCCCTCCGTTCGGGACGGCGGCCGCGACGGGGACAAGGGCGCCGGGCACTGCCCGGGCCTGCAGCGCAGCCTGGGAGTGTGGAGcctggaggcggcggcggcgggcgagCGCGAGCGGGGCGCGGAGGCGCGGCCCGCCGCTGAGGGAGACGCGGGCCGGTCCCCCAGGTCCCCGGGCAACCTCAGCGGCGCCGTCGGGGAGGCGGCGTCTCACGGAAAGCAGCACATCTATGTGCACGCCACCTGGCGCACCGGCTCGTCGTTCCTGGGCGAGCTCTTTAACCAGCACCCGGACGTTTTCTACTTGTATGAGCCCATGTGGCATCTGTGGCAGGCACTGTATCCGGGCGACGCCGAGAGCCTGCAGGGCGCGCTGCGCGACATGCTGCGCTCGCTCTTCCGCTGCGACTTCTCCGTGCTGCGGCTGTACGCGCCGCCGGGGGACCCCGCCGCGCGCGCTCCGGACGCGGCCAACCTCACCACGGCCGCCCTCTTCCGCTGGCGGACCAACAAGGTCATCTGCTCACCGCCGCTGTGCCCCGGAGCGCCCCGGGCCCGCGCCGAGGTCGGTCTCGTCGAGGACACCGCCTGCGAGCGCAGCTGCCCCCCCGTGGCCCTCCGCGCCCTGGAGGCCGAGTGCCGTAAGTATCCAGTGGTGGTCATCAAGGACGTGCGCCTCCTCGACCTGGGCGTGCTGGTGCCCTTGCTGCGCGACCCCGGCCTCAACCTGAAGGTGGTGCAGCTCTTCCGCGACCCGCGGGCCGTGCACAACTCGCGACTCAAGTCTCGGCAGGGGCTGCTGCGCGAGAGCATCCAGGTGCTGCGCACCCGCCAGAGGGGTGACCGCTTCCACCGCGTGCTGCTGGCGCACGGCGTGGGCGCTCGCCCGGGGGGCCAGTCGCGCGCCCTGCCCGCCGCGCCGCGCGCCGACTTTTTCCTGACCGGCGCGCTCGAGGTGATCTGCGAAGCCTGGCTGCGCGACCTGCTCTTCGCGCGCGGCGCGCCCGCCTGGCTGCGGCGCCGCTACCTAAGGCTGCGCTACGAGGACCTGGTGCGGCAGCCGCGCGCCCAGCTGCGGCGCCTGCAGCGCTTCGCCGGGCTCCGCGCGCTTCCCGCGCTCGACGCATTCGCGCTCAACATGACGCGCGGCGCGGCCTACGGCGCCGACCGGCCCTTCCACCTGTCGGCGCGCGACGCCCGCGAGGCCGTGCACGCCTGGCGCGAGCGCCTGAGCCGAGAGCAGGTGCGTCAGGTGGAGGCCGCCTGCGCCCCAGCCATGCGCCTGCTGGCTTACCCTCGCAGCGGAGAAGACGGTGACGACCAGCCCTCCGTGGATGAGGAGACGCCGCTGGAGACGGAGGCCGACGGCGCCACGTAG